In the genome of Aspergillus luchuensis IFO 4308 DNA, chromosome 2, nearly complete sequence, one region contains:
- a CDS encoding Zn(II)2Cys6 transcription factor domain-containing protein (COG:S;~EggNog:ENOG410Q19Y;~InterPro:IPR036864,IPR021858,IPR001138;~PFAM:PF00172;~TransMembrane:2 (i168-187o199-221i);~go_function: GO:0000981 - DNA-binding transcription factor activity, RNA polymerase II-specific [Evidence IEA];~go_function: GO:0008270 - zinc ion binding [Evidence IEA];~go_process: GO:0006355 - regulation of transcription, DNA-templated [Evidence IEA]), which translates to MPSRRSHTKSHHGCAQCKHRRIKCDEFRPICSSCHKKHIRCSFEGEFTPQTLHHGFAASSTRVDLIPRNESFQLPLLDLELLNHWHVATVRTLVHDKSTEKVLREFVPQEALSHPFLMHSLLALSALHLSHHGPVERRHKYTEAAMTHNNISLSLCKPLLNNVTSGNCHALFAFACFVVMFSFAAHGPKVDPGAQHPSAVLEVFMLIRGVASIVGQARPWIEAGGMRDLLKLGEQSREESNTAHARELYDRVSDIYDNLKRPSRPGCYDSQSLVIEESVQKFLDLLQQAIGVANPATSIMMRWPAVISVKYLDLLQANHPTALVVLAHYGVALELMAENWWLDGWGAFLVNTSLYRSGPHPGPELIWAREAIRRQS; encoded by the coding sequence ATGCCATCTCGACGGTCTCACACCAAATCCCATCACGGCTGTGCCCAGTGCAAACATCGTCGGATAAAATGCGACGAGTTTCGACCGATTTGCAGCTCGTGCCATAAGAAGCACATCAGATGCTCCTTCGAGGGCGAGTTCACCCCCCAAACATTGCATCACGGCTTTGCTGCCTCTAGTACCCGTGTTGATCTCATTCCGAGAAACGAAAGCTTTCAACTCCCACTGCTAGACTTGGAGCTCTTGAACCACTGGCACGTGGCGACCGTGCGGACACTGGTGCACGACAAATCCACAGAGAAGGTTCTGCGGGAATTCGTCCCACAGGAGGCTCTATCGCATCCGTTTCTAATGCACAGTCTATTGGCTCTATCTGCACTTCACCTAAGTCACCATGGCCCCGTCGAGAGAAGACACAAGTACACCGAGGCCGCCATGACACACAACAACATTTCGCTATCTTTGTGTAAGCCTCTTCTAAACAACGTGACTTCGGGAAACTGCCATGCTTTGTTCGCGTTTGCATGTTTCGTCGTCATGTTCTCGTTTGCTGCGCACGGACCAAAGGTCGACCCAGGAGCTCAGCATCCGTCGGCTGTTCTTGAGGTCTTCATGTTAATCCGGGGAGTGGCTTCAATAGTGGGACAGGCTCGCCCATGGATTGAAGCAGGCGGCATGAGAGATTTACTAAAACTCGGCGAGCAGTCGCGTGAAGAATCGAACACCGCGCATGCGCGGGAACTATATGATCGCGTATCGGACATATATGACAATCTGAAACGACCTTCTCGTCCGGGATGCTACGATAGCCAGAGCCTAGTGATTGAAGAATCCGTTCAGAAATTTCTTGATCTGCTGCAACAGGCCATCGGTGTAGCAAACCCGGCTACTTCCATTATGATGAGATGGCCTGCCGTGATAAGTGTGAAGTACCTGGATTTGTTGCAGGCAAATCATCCCACGGCACTGGTGGTACTTGCTCATTATGGCGTTGCACTTGAGCTGATGGCTGAGAATtggtggttggatggatggggtgcGTTTTTGGTGAATACCTCTTTGTATCGTTCGGGACCACATCCTGGGCCAGAGCTTATTTGGGCCCGCGAAGCTATAAGGCGGCAGTCATAA